The Syngnathus scovelli strain Florida chromosome 18, RoL_Ssco_1.2, whole genome shotgun sequence genome contains a region encoding:
- the malrd1 gene encoding MAM and LDL-receptor class A domain-containing protein 1 isoform X4, with product MEENHGGCAHPRRPHRQPIRGDASTAQLISPQFGPADTCQMSFYHYVSAQHGALQVLMESGPQGHGTVLWKRSTPAQAWQRAVVHFSSNSTFRVVIGGSLTEDSDAAEVLAIDDVSFSPHCEPVLLPSVPPPTVACPPSWYACEGGGPCIEADKVCDFTRQCPHGDDESDCPSECDFEDGSCGWYELTLGDGFDWVRGSSADVPPEYYGRPPPPDHSSNSTEGHFMFILKNSSSLYPRAVLRGPWFQQSASGCTMSFWHYNSGISVGAADMYLRIRGVQNNTIIWRTLYEQGSRWNRVSVQLGRITRPFQIALAKISMGVFDGISALDDVSFHNCSMPAAAVQCPPRTHFHCTRTRACVDQLLRCDLVDDCGDGSDEEGCSPELQCNFEEGLCSWKQEANGGGGDVFDWTRTRGPTPSFNTGPWKDHTLGTSYGHYLYMESSVPQEFKDTAVLLSPAFQPTHGRGEDPFDSRSPCVFRFHYHMFGSHVFCLAIYLRTASTGRGQLLWVGYGDQGNVWHRKTLYLTSARPFQIVIEGTVGDDFNGDIAIDDLSFLGCVPHRGELPEANATIPAVTTPAPSVQPHRCPQGEFACAWLGQCVARGKVCDFRRDCSDGSDENDCVAEGCDFEGGKSCGWETIAPSPVSLHAFRWSPDQGESVHAGEQYHRPVADHTLGGPEGWYMCADSSNGGYGQATDLQTPVIASTGPHCRLVFWYHMGGFTVGSLQLLLKRGNITHEVWSQSGNQGNKWRRGEVFLGLSNDFQVVFRAKRGISYMGDVVIDDVAFVDCAPPPPPSGAPCGPERYACANGRCVPRDNLCDFIDHCGDDSDEEPYICKAFNGRCDFEFDLCSWRQSSDDDFDWQIKAGGTPTLGMGPSTDHTLRDPSGHYLYLESSFPQAAGNSARISGPLLSRRSSQCKMRFFFHMYGDGIGTLAVFRQSRRGGLHLLLNLTGDQGNYWQMTEVPLSHPEDFRVTLEGRVGRNPTGDICLDDVTFSSGCLLASSDQAASPPPPPPPEGGCAPGFLACANGRCFSSERSCDFRDDCGDGSDEERCGTSCSFEDGPCGWKNSLADNFDWSLGSGSAQSVRPPYDHTLNDESGHFLYLEATPVGLKGDKAHISGSQWKESSSICKLSFWYYISHKASGTIRLLVKTENAMWEAWNKTGHQGNGWKRAEVALRRLRNFRLIFEGVRWRDVSGGAALDDLEFKDCAPSLAEPPSCPAITDFVCDGGRCVESRLWCDGKPDCGDRSDESDCGGVLAVPGACNFEADDGRWEERCQLAQDTDDDFDWRISRGSQRAGSGPTSDHSPGGAGSFLYIHSAAQQNGDVARVTTVSAFPASVGLCHLRFWYYMHGSERMGTLKVFTVGASGAPLLMWALAGNQAEGWTYASVILSNRAPFRVSFQAEAGGDMWTDVALDDITYTAECVTGAPVTPQPLTCSSEHFQCVFSFQCIPRSWRCDGESDCWDRSDEERCPTAVPGTLPPQGGCPAARFRCSDDVCLPAILRCDGVADCGRGEDEHDCPLLQCRPGELLCDALSSCIPVEKRCDRFADCLPFLADESSCDDCPAMFCLGRGLCHVEEHGPVCTCNPGWTGNRCHVRAKPPLSTPTPHGLEATRLDAVYAGIAVGMLLLVAGVAVCVLALCSKRRRAMKRSPTDYGMMDGPAFDWKAEFERRAIRRRNDGGGLSISVYPWRRETESSSRRDARLSFANPLYNHHHHVNPDEYRSSRA from the exons ATGGAAGAGAACCACGGCGGTTGCGCTCATCCAAGGCGACCACACCGGCAACCAATCAG AGGAGACGCTAGCACCGCACAGCTAATAAGTCCTCAGTTTGGGCCTGCCGACACCTGCCAG ATGAGCTTCTACCATTACGTCTCGGCCCAACACGGAGCGCTTCAGGTTCTGATGGAGAGCGGCCCCCAGGGTCACGGCACTGTGCTATGGAAGCGGTCCACTCCAGCCCAAGCGTGGCAGCGAGCTGTTGTCCACTTTTCCAGCAACAGCACTTTTCGG GTGGTAATTGGAGGGAGTCTCACAGAGGACAGTGACGCAGCAGAGGTGCTGGCCATCGATGACGTTTCCTTTAGTCCCCACTGTGAGCCAG TCTTGCTTCCGAGTGTGCCCCCACCTACCGTTGCTTGCCCGCCGTCCTGGTACGCTTGCGAGGGCGGCGGCCCGTGCATCGAGGCGGACAAAGTGTGCGACTTCACCCGGCAGTGCCCGCACGGTGACGACGAAAGCGACTGCC CTTCGGAATGCGACTTTGAAGACGGCTCCTGCGGCTGGTACGAGCTCACCCTCGGTGACGGTTTTGACTGGGTCAGAGGCTCGTCCGCCGACGTCCCGCCGGAGTATTACGGTCGCCCGCCTCCTCCGGACCACTCCAGTAACAGCACGGAGG GTCACTTTATGTTCATACTGAAGaacagcagcagtctttacccgAGGGCGGTTCTCAGAGGACCGTGGTTCCAGCAGTCGGCCTCCGGGTGCACCATGAGCTTCTG GCATTACAACTCGGGCATATCCGTGGGGGCCGCCGACATGTACCTCCGCATCCGAGGGGTCCAAAACAACACCATCATATGGAGGACTTTGTACGAGCAAGGCAGCCGCTGGAACCGGGTCAGCGTCCAGCTGGGTCGCATCACGCGGCCCTTCCAAATCGCCCTGGCGAAAATCAGCATGGGCGTGTTTGACGGCATCTCGGCGCTGGACGACGTGTCCTTCCACAACTGCTCCATGCCGGCCGCCGCCGTCCAGTGCCCGCCGCGCACGCATTTCCACTGCACGCGCACCAGAGCGTGCGTTGATCAGCTGTTGCGCTGCGACTTGGTGGACGACTGCGGCGATGGTTCGGATGAAGAGGGCTGCT CCCCCGAGCTGCAGTGCAACTTTGAGGAGGGCCTGTGCAGCTGGAAACAAGAGgcaaacggcggcggcggcgacgtcttcgACTGGACCCGCACCCGCGGCCCCACCCCGTCTTTCAACACCGGGCCCTGGAAGGACCACACGCTGGGTACCAGCTACGGCCACTACCTCTACATGGAGTCTTCCGTCCCCCAAGAGTTCAAGGACACGGCGGTGCTGCTGAGCCCGGCCTTCCAGCCCACCCACGGGCGCGGCGAGGACCCCTTCGACTCCCGCAGCCCGTGCGTGTTCCGCTTCCACTACCACATGTTTGGCTCGCACGTGTTCTGCCTCGCCATCTATCTGAGGACCGCCTCGACGGGCCGCGGCCAGTTGCTGTGGGTAGGCTACGGGGACCAGGGCAACGTTTGGCACAGGAAGACTCTTTACCTCACCAGCGCTCGACCCTTCCAG ATCGTAATTGAAGGTACAGTCGGAGATGATTTCAACGGGGACATTGCCATCGATGACCTCTCCTTCCTGGGCTGCGTCCCGCAccgag GCGAGCTCCCCGAGGCCAACGCCACGATCCCCGCGGTGACCACGCCGGCCCCCTCGGTTCAGCCCCACCGTTGCCCCCAAGGGGAGTTTGCGTGCGCTTGGCTCGGCCAGTGTGTGGCCCGTGGCAAAGTGTGCGACTTCAGGCGGGACTGCTCGGACGGTTCCGATGAAAACGACTGTG TGGCCGAGGGCTGCGATTTTGAAGGTGGCAAAAGCTGCGGTTGGGAGACGATTGCCCCGTCCCCGGTCTCCTTGCACGCATTCCGCTGGTCGCCTGACCAAGGGGAGAGCGTTCacgccggagagcagtaccatCGTCCCGTCGCCGACCACACCCT GGGCGGCCCCGAGGGTTGGTACATGTGCGCCGACAGCTCCAACGGCGGCTACGGCCAAGCCACCGACCTCCAGACGCCAGTCATCGCGTCCACCGGGCCGCATTGCAGGCTGGTCTTCTGGTACCACATGGGCGGATTCACCGTGGGCTCCCTGCAA CTTTTGCTGAAGCGTGGTAACATCACGCATGAGGTTTGGTCTCAGAGCGGTAACCAAGGCAACAAGTGGAGACGAGGTGAAGTGTTCTTGGGGCTGTCAAATGACTTTCAG GTGGTGTTCCGAGCCAAGCGCGGCATCAGCTACATGGGCGACGTGGTGATCGACGACGTGGCCTTTGTGGACTGCGCCCCTCCGCCGCCGCCCTCGGGAGCGCCCTGCGGCCCCGAGCGCTACGCCTGCGCCAACGGCCGCTGCGTCCCCCGCGACAACCTGTGCGACTTCATCGACCACTGCGGGGACGACTCGGACGAGGAACCTTACATCTGCA AAGCCTTTAACGGCCGTTGCGATTTTGAGTTCGACCTGTGCTCCTGGCGCCAGAGCTCGGACGACGATTTCGATTGGCAGATCAAAGCCGGCGGCACCCCCACCCTCGGTATGGGCCCGTCCACTGACCACACCCTGAGGGACCCCTCCGGGCACTACCTCTACTTGGAGAGCTCCTTCCCTCAGGCGGCCGGAAATAGCGCCCGCATTTCGGGGCCGTTGCTGAGCCGCAGGAGCTCCCAGTGCAAG atgcgcttcttcttccacatgtaCGGAGACGGCATCGGGACGCTGGCCGTGTTTCGGCAGAGCCGCCGCGGGggactccacctcctcctcaacTTGACGGGCGACCAGGGCAACTACTGGCAGATGACGGAGGTCCCGCTGAGCCACCCCGAGGACTTCCGAGTCACGTTGGAAGGACGGGTGGGGCGGAATCCCACGGGGGACATCTGCCTGGACGACGTCACCTTTTCGTCAGGGTGCCTGCTGGCTTCCTCGGACCAAGccgcttctcctcctcctcctcctcctcctgaag GCGGCTGCGCTCCGGGCTTCCTTGCGTGCGCCAACGGCCGCTGCTTCTCCTCCGAGCGGAGCTGCGACTTCCGAGACGACTGCGGCGACGGCTCGGACGAGGAGCGCTGCGGCACGTCCTGCTCCTTCGAGGACGGCCCGTGCGGCTGGAAGAACTCGCTGGCGGACAATTTCGACTGGTCGCTGGGAAGCGGCTCGGCGCAGAGCGTACGGCCGCCGTACGACCACACGCTGAACGACGAGAGCG GTCACTTCTTGTATCTGGAAGCCACACCGGTGGGACTGAAAGGCGACAAGGCTCACATCAGCGGTTCTCAGTGGAAGGAGTCCAGCTCCATCTGCAAGCTCTCCTTCTGGTACTACATTTCTCACAAGGCCTCGGGAACCATCCGCCTGCTGGTCAAG ACGGAGAACGCCATGTGGGAGGCGTGGAACAAAACGGGCCACCAGGGGAACGGCTGGAAGCGGGCCGAGGTGGCGCTGAGGAGGCTGAGGAACTTCCGGCTGATATTCGAGGGCGTGAGGTGGCGCGACGTCAGCGGGGGCGCCGCCTTGGACGACCTGGAGTTCAAAGACTGCGCCCCGA GTCTGGCTGAGCCACCGAGCTGTCCCGCCATCACCGATTTTGTGTGCGACGGCGGCCGCTGCGTGGAGTCCCGCCTTTGGTGCGACGGCAAGCCCGATTGCGGCGACCGATCGGACGAGTCGGACTGCG GCGGCGTACTCGCCGTGCCGGGAGCGTGTAATTTCGAGGCGGACGACGGCCGGTGGGAGGAGAGGTGCCAGCTGGCGCAGGACACCGACGACGACTTTGATTGGCGGATCAGTCGGGGCAGCCAACGAGCGGGAAGTGGACCCACTTCTGACCACAGTCCCG GTGGCGCGGGGAGCTTCCTCTACATCCACTCAGCCGCTCAGCAAAACGGCGACGTTGCCCGAGTGACCACCGTTAGCGCCTTCCCAGCCAGCGTGGGGCTGTGTCACCTGCGCTTCTGGTACTACATGCACGGCTCGGAGAGGATGGGAACGCTGAAG GTTTTCACGGTGGGAGCGAGCGGCGCGCCGCTGCTGATGTGGGCCTTGGCTGGGAACCAAGCTGAGGGCTGGACGTACGCCAGCGTCATCCTGTCCAACCGGGCGCCTTTTCGAGTGAGCTTCCAGGCGGAGGCGGGCGGAGACATGTGGACTGACGTAGCCCTGGATGACATCACCTACACGGCAGAGTGCGTGACTGGAG CTCCTGTGACTCCGCAGCCTCTCACCTGCAGCTCCGAGCACTTCCAgtgcgtcttctccttccagtgcATCCCCAGAAGCTGGCGCTGCGACGGCGAGTCCGACTGCTGGGACCGGTCGGACGAAGAGCGTTGCCCCACGGCCGTACCGGGCACCCTCCCCCCGCAGGGCGGCTGCCCCGCCGCTCGCTTCCGGTGCTCCGACGACGTCTGCCTCCCGGCCATATTGCGCTGCGACGGCGTGGCCGACTGCGGCCGCGGCGAGGACGAGCACGACTGTC CTTTGCTGCAGTGCCGGCCAGGAGAACTGCTGTGCGACGCCTTGTCCTCTTGCATTCCTGTGGAGAAGCGCTGCGACCGCTTTGCAGACTGTTTGCCTTTCTTGGCAGATGAGTCCAGTTGTGACG